A portion of the Chiloscyllium punctatum isolate Juve2018m chromosome 5, sChiPun1.3, whole genome shotgun sequence genome contains these proteins:
- the LOC140477395 gene encoding tumor necrosis factor receptor superfamily member 11B-like has translation MNLSKASLFTLVSVIVIYISTEKCKASVPTFQHEGLTCSRCPPGQHMTLHCTKDHDTVCAPCSANHYTQFWNYLKKCQYCNNFCKENQNVKHECNATHNRVCECKDGYFWEYEFCMKQKACPPGYGVKTAGTPYSSTVCGKCAQGFFSSVTSATAQCKRHTNCTELGLKLDIPGTAWHDNLCSPCQPHGSEEDSTECEKALFNFVARQNIGQRKVFSLGKALLNKTRKSMLQTWNEKEEQQQIMLLLLKWKMQQSANVTAEALMKILRAAKLNKVVKKLSRKFLRQKFNAVQESCAVSTN, from the exons ATGAATCTCAGCAAAGCG TCACTGTTCACCTTGGTTAGTGTCATTGTTATTTATATAAGTACAGAGAAATGCAAGGCATCTGTACCTACCTTTCAACATGAAGGTCTAACTTGCAGTCGCTGCCCTCCAGGACAACATATGACACTGCATTGTACAAAAGACCATGATACTGTGTGTGCACCCTGTTCAGCTAATCATTATACACAGTTTTGGAATTACTTGAAAAAATGTCAATACTGCAACAATTTTTGCAAAGAAAATCAAAATGTTAAGCATGAATGCAATGCAACTCACAAcagagtgtgtgagtgcaaaGATGGCTACTTCTGGGAATATGAATTCTGTATGAAGCAGAAAGCTTGCCCTCCTGGATATGGAGTTAAAACAGCAG GCACTCCATACAGCAGTACTGTTTGTGGGAAATGTGCACAGGGTTTCTTTTCATCAGTGACTTCTGCCACTGCACAATGTAAGAGGCACACAAACTGCACCGAACTGGGCTTAAAGCTGGACATCCCTGGTACTGCCTGGCATGACAATTTGTGTAGCCCCTGTCAGCCCCATGGCTCAGAAG AGGATAGTACTGAGTGTGAAAAGGCGCTCTTTAACTTTGTGGCACGTCAAAATATTGGTCAACGGAAAGTGTTCAGTCTTGGGAAGGCTCTCCTCAATAAAACGAGAAAAAGTATGCTTCAAACATGGAatgagaaggaggagcagcaacaaaTCATGCTTCTCCTTCTCAAATGGAAGATGCAACAGAGTGCAAATGTAACTGCAGAAGCTTTAATGAAAATTCTGAGGGCTGCCAAACTTAATAAGGTTGTTAAAAAATTGTCAAGAAAGTTCCTCAGACAAAAGTTCAATGCGGTGCAGGAAAGTTGTGCTGTCTCAACAAATTAA